The proteins below come from a single Ptychodera flava strain L36383 chromosome 6, AS_Pfla_20210202, whole genome shotgun sequence genomic window:
- the LOC139135732 gene encoding HAUS augmin-like complex subunit 7 encodes MAANSRSERFNQISRSFKDRLQALECPLTEEVDESWIVQLIFTPGEPRIKLLQWLFSRFDTKLADLLDAQYIPTDTRMDARLQRLLYISSVLGLCGPDDIDLIRGASTKSKQIAYMDQLLDLVCIVDASEDPAKRAMSSPGLIDESLSLREQVEHDYQLIDCIAREQDINSLFSDELTLLPPDLMKQMQKSLKEQGITSQQQYSPPDYQNLLEVLSEVAKQLIKSTTHLEELKHNYAYPEYEEQLSERVCKTMQLVLSELAQLVTGFTFTFENEIRQWCNRAPPVLTDIGAAFKTVYTLLQKFTDILQSFSSVKTSFLNVSQKAETSLQRDSSTAHGPANLASACTEGMDTLRNCINILETSVSAQSGHSARK; translated from the exons atggcggccaattcAAGAAGCGAGAGGTTCAATCAAATTTCCCGTTCTTTCAAAGATCGTTTGCAG GCTCTTGAATGTCCTCTAACTGAAGAAGTTGATGAATCATGGATTGTGCAATTGATTTTCACACCAGGAGAGCCCAGAATAAAGTTACTGCAGTGGTTGTTCAGTAG GTTTGATACCAAGTTGGCAGATTTGTTAGATGCTCAATACATACCAACAGATACTAGGATGGATGCAAGATtgcaaa GGTTACTGTACATATCATCAGTTCTTGGACTTTGTGGACCAGATGACATTGATTTAATCAGG GGTGCCTCCACCAAGAGCAAGCAGATAGCATACATGGACCAACTGTTGGATTTAGTATGTATTGTTGATGCATCTGAAGACCCAGCAAAGAGAGCAATGAGTAGTCCAGGTCTCATAGA TGAGTCACTTAGTTTGCGAGAGCAGGTGGAGCATGATTATCAGCTGATTGACTGCATTGCCAGAGAGCAAGACATCAATTCCCTCTTTTCCGATGAACTGACTCTCCTTCCGCCGGACCTGATGAAACAAATGCAGAAATCTCTGAAGGAGCAAGGAATAACAAGTCAGCAACA GTATTCACCACCAGATTACCAGAATCTTCTAGAAGTTTTGAGTGAAGTTGCTAAACAGCTGATAAAGTCAACAACTCATCTTGAAGAACTTAAACATAAT TATGCATACCCGGAATATGAAGAGCAGTTGTCTGAGAGAGTGTGCAAGACAATGCAGCTTGTACTATCGGAGTTAGCGCAGCTTGTGACAGGCTTCACATTCACCTTTGAGAATGAGATCAGACAGTGGTGCAACAGAGCGCCCCCAGTGTTGACAGACATAGGTGCTGCTTTCAAGACTGTCTACACACTGCTTCAGAAATTCACAGAT ATTTTGCAAAGTTTCTCATCAGTGAAGACCTCATTCTTAAATGTCAGCCAAAAAGCAGAGACTTCACTACAGAGAGACTCATCCACTGCACATGGTCCAGCCAACCTAG CATCTGCATGTACTGAAGGGATGGACACCTTGAGAAACTGTATTAACATTCTGGAAACATCAGTTTCTGCCCAGAGTGGTCATTCAGccagaaaatga
- the LOC139135733 gene encoding NADH dehydrogenase [ubiquinone] 1 alpha subcomplex subunit 12-like, with protein sequence MVLTVFRQFGKAWTVLKFNGGIIGSFWKLLRGVDLRIGTLVGIDKYGNKYYENKEYFIGRNRWVEYSPTRYWDYDGSQVPPEWHRWLHQMTDDTPVDVPPEQRRFIWAHHKENFSGTSQKYVPYSTVKPKIESWQPPQPSK encoded by the exons ATGGTGCTGACAGTATTCCGTCAGTTCGGCAAAGCCTGGActgttttgaaattcaatggGGGTATCATAGGTTCCTTTTGGAAATTGTTGAG GGGTGTGGATCTCCGCATTGGTACACTTGTTGGCATTGACAAATACGGCAATAAGTATTATGAAAACAAGGAATACTTTATTG GCAGAAACCGCTGGGTAGAGTACAGCCCTACAAGGTACTGGGACTACGATGGTAGCCAGGTACCACCAGAATG GCACCGATGGCTACACCAGATGACAGATGATACACCAGTTGATGTACCACCAGAACAAAGACGCTTTATCTGGGCACatcacaaagaaaatttttctgGGACCAGTCAAAAATATGTGCCATACAGCACTGTAAAGCCAAAAATTGAATCATGGCAACCACCTCAACCTAGTAAATAA